In Kineococcus rhizosphaerae, the following proteins share a genomic window:
- a CDS encoding cytochrome ubiquinol oxidase subunit I: MTIEALTRLQFAVTTLYHYLFVPLSISLALFTAILQTAHVRRVARGGDDTYGRLSLLVGKLLMTTFAVGVVTGLVQEFQFGLSWSAFARFYGDVFGPTLAIEGMLAFFLEATFLGLWWFGRDRLPALVHLATIWVVAIGTAISAFVILAGNSFMQNPVAYTVDATTGRARLGSFFDLLTNELNLAAFPHTYAGALMAGGALVMAVGVWHLLRGQYARGSAEFTAFRTLSRFGAWFTLVSGAAVSLSGDTLGKVITQVQPMKMAAAEALYRTTSGAPFSIFSYAPVGQDDPTFSLEVPGFLSFLAKGSFTAKVLGLKDLQDAYSAQFGPGDYTPWVPVAFWSFRLMIGVGMFAALVALVHLWVTRKARVLDPDPRLAQGLLWSVGLLPLLPLFANSFGWIFTETARQPWLVFGLFKTADGVSPGLTTAEVAASLVAFTLVYGALAYVWVKLAVRLVRKGLPEMPAPAAQEAGEADDEFAPSY; the protein is encoded by the coding sequence CGTGCGGCGCGTGGCCCGCGGCGGGGACGACACCTACGGCCGGCTGTCCCTGCTGGTGGGCAAGCTGCTCATGACGACCTTCGCCGTCGGCGTCGTCACCGGCCTCGTCCAGGAGTTCCAGTTCGGGCTGTCCTGGAGCGCCTTCGCCCGCTTCTACGGCGACGTCTTCGGCCCGACCCTGGCCATCGAGGGGATGCTCGCCTTCTTCCTCGAGGCCACCTTCCTGGGCCTGTGGTGGTTCGGCCGCGACCGGCTGCCCGCGCTCGTGCACCTGGCCACCATCTGGGTCGTGGCGATCGGCACCGCGATCAGCGCCTTCGTCATCCTCGCGGGCAACTCCTTCATGCAGAACCCCGTGGCGTACACGGTCGACGCCACGACCGGGCGCGCGAGGCTGGGCAGCTTCTTCGACCTGCTGACCAACGAGCTCAACCTCGCCGCCTTCCCCCACACCTACGCCGGTGCGCTCATGGCCGGCGGCGCCCTCGTGATGGCCGTCGGGGTGTGGCACCTGCTGCGCGGGCAGTACGCCCGCGGCTCGGCCGAGTTCACCGCCTTCCGGACGCTGTCGCGGTTCGGGGCCTGGTTCACCCTGGTCTCCGGGGCGGCCGTCTCGCTCAGCGGCGACACCCTCGGCAAGGTCATCACCCAGGTCCAGCCCATGAAGATGGCCGCGGCCGAGGCGCTGTACCGCACCACCAGCGGTGCCCCCTTCTCGATCTTCTCCTACGCGCCCGTCGGCCAGGACGACCCGACGTTCTCCCTGGAGGTCCCCGGGTTCCTGTCCTTCCTGGCCAAGGGGTCCTTCACCGCGAAGGTGCTGGGCCTGAAGGACCTGCAGGACGCCTACTCCGCCCAGTTCGGACCCGGCGACTACACGCCCTGGGTGCCCGTGGCGTTCTGGAGCTTCCGGCTGATGATCGGCGTCGGGATGTTCGCCGCCCTCGTCGCCCTCGTGCACCTGTGGGTGACCCGGAAGGCCAGGGTCCTGGATCCAGACCCGCGGCTGGCGCAGGGGCTGCTGTGGTCGGTCGGCCTGCTGCCGCTGCTGCCGCTGTTCGCGAACTCCTTCGGCTGGATCTTCACCGAGACCGCCCGCCAGCCCTGGCTGGTGTTCGGGTTGTTCAAGACCGCCGACGGGGTCTCCCCCGGCCTGACCACCGCCGAGGTCGCCGCCAGCCTCGTCGCCTTCACCCTCGTCTACGGCGCCCTGGCCTACGTCTGGGTCAAGCTCGCGGTCCGCCTGGTGCGCAAGGGGTTGCCCGAGATGCCGGCCCCCGCGGCCCAGGAGGCCGGCGAGGCCGACGACGAGTTCGCCCCGAGCTACTGA
- the fliS gene encoding flagellar export chaperone FliS yields MTSTTFNARSTNRYLADSLSTASPAALLVMLYDRLVLDLQRAEEAQLAGNRGIAHENLVHAQAIVLELESSLDPEGWEGGAGLKAIYAWLLTELPLANVSGDASRTGACREMTAELAEAWRQAALEHLTAAAGGRHGTA; encoded by the coding sequence ATGACCAGTACGACGTTCAACGCGCGATCCACCAACCGCTACCTGGCCGACAGCCTCAGCACCGCCAGCCCGGCGGCCCTGCTGGTGATGCTCTACGACCGGCTCGTCCTGGACCTGCAGCGCGCCGAGGAGGCGCAGCTGGCCGGGAACCGGGGGATCGCCCACGAGAACCTCGTGCACGCACAAGCCATCGTCCTGGAGCTCGAGTCCAGTCTCGACCCGGAAGGCTGGGAGGGGGGAGCGGGCCTGAAGGCGATCTACGCCTGGCTGCTCACCGAACTCCCGCTGGCGAACGTGTCCGGTGACGCGTCGCGGACGGGAGCCTGCCGGGAGATGACCGCCGAACTGGCGGAGGCGTGGCGCCAGGCCGCGCTGGAACACCTGACCGCCGCGGCCGGTGGCAGACACGGCACGGCATGA
- a CDS encoding glycosyltransferase family 2 protein: protein MSMVLLTACLVVRDEAPRIAATLAALEPLVDEIVVHDTGSHDDTPGIARRAGATVLRGQWRDSFAEARNVALAAAHGDWVLSVDADETATGEPAALRALLTGASEPDLAVTLHNLREDDRTSGGGYTSTAVRLFRRAGARWSGRVHERVERDGAVPGRAPRLVPATLLQLEHHGYATEQVVRTKAMRNGQLARVELDELVAAGAPAPELARAVLKVGRAAVGTGEVQRAVDAFEAVRELVPAGGTRQEATDYLARVLLGAGEAELAVVLADELEQAGADVSYCRWLRAQGLAQSNRPVAALEQLEGLTCIVDTAGRRHDPRALEALRGLCRELLEAAARDRAAHLASSRGGAR, encoded by the coding sequence ATGTCCATGGTTCTGCTCACGGCGTGTCTCGTCGTCCGCGACGAGGCGCCCCGCATCGCGGCGACCCTGGCGGCCCTGGAGCCCCTCGTCGACGAGATCGTCGTCCACGACACCGGCTCCCACGACGACACCCCCGGCATCGCCCGGCGTGCGGGGGCCACGGTTCTGCGGGGGCAGTGGCGCGACAGCTTCGCTGAGGCGCGCAACGTCGCGCTCGCGGCGGCCCACGGGGACTGGGTCCTCAGCGTCGACGCCGACGAGACCGCCACCGGGGAGCCGGCAGCCCTGCGCGCCCTGCTGACCGGGGCGTCCGAACCGGACCTGGCGGTGACCCTGCACAACCTCCGCGAGGACGACAGGACCTCGGGCGGGGGCTACACGTCCACCGCCGTCCGACTGTTCCGTCGCGCCGGCGCCCGGTGGTCCGGTCGGGTCCACGAACGCGTCGAACGGGACGGAGCGGTCCCCGGTCGAGCGCCCCGGCTCGTCCCCGCGACCCTCCTGCAGCTGGAGCACCACGGCTACGCGACCGAGCAGGTGGTGCGGACGAAAGCGATGCGCAACGGACAGCTGGCCCGGGTGGAGCTCGACGAGCTGGTCGCCGCCGGAGCCCCAGCACCTGAACTCGCCCGGGCGGTATTGAAGGTGGGCCGGGCTGCGGTCGGAACCGGTGAGGTCCAGCGGGCCGTCGACGCGTTCGAGGCGGTGCGCGAGCTGGTACCGGCCGGGGGGACACGTCAGGAGGCGACCGACTACCTCGCACGAGTCCTGCTCGGAGCAGGTGAGGCCGAGCTCGCCGTCGTCCTCGCCGACGAGCTCGAGCAGGCCGGGGCCGACGTGTCGTACTGCCGGTGGCTGCGGGCGCAGGGCCTGGCGCAGAGCAACCGGCCCGTGGCAGCCCTGGAACAGCTCGAAGGGCTGACCTGCATCGTCGACACCGCCGGTCGGCGCCACGACCCTCGCGCGCTGGAGGCGTTGCGGGGGTTGTGCCGGGAGCTCCTCGAGGCCGCGGCACGGGATCGAGCGGCGCACCTGGCCTCGTCCCGAGGCGGCGCCCGGTAG
- the cydB gene encoding cytochrome d ubiquinol oxidase subunit II → MTSWLDLPVFWYCVTVLAWVLFFVLEGFDFGVGFLGPLLGRTEAERGAAVRTVGPVWDGNEVWLVAAIGVTFAAFPDWYAALLSGAYLPMIAILLLLAVRGVAIEFRGKHDTARWRNGCDAFLAASSLLLAGTWGAVLGVLASGLALGPDGEVHGSGLTRSLAPLFGPWAVLGGFAGVLLATVHGATFLSLRTTGVLRARARHLTVATAPVLVVIALAVFIAAGHAVVAAGAALAALAAVAAWRRAEVLAFAATTTAVAGTVVAVFTAHLGEGSWVLLRSTLSPAGDVTLRAAAASDGALHLITAAGLVILPGVIAYQAWSYVVFRRRVATGFPAARRRVRVSR, encoded by the coding sequence ATGACTTCGTGGCTGGACCTGCCCGTCTTCTGGTACTGCGTCACCGTCCTGGCCTGGGTGCTGTTCTTCGTCCTGGAGGGCTTCGACTTCGGCGTCGGGTTCCTCGGCCCGCTGCTGGGGCGCACCGAGGCCGAGCGCGGCGCCGCCGTGCGCACCGTCGGGCCCGTCTGGGACGGCAACGAGGTGTGGCTCGTCGCCGCGATCGGCGTCACCTTCGCCGCGTTCCCCGACTGGTACGCCGCCCTGCTGTCCGGGGCGTACCTGCCGATGATCGCGATCCTGCTGCTGCTGGCCGTGCGCGGCGTCGCCATCGAGTTCCGCGGCAAGCACGACACCGCCCGCTGGCGCAACGGCTGCGACGCGTTCCTGGCCGCCAGTTCCCTGCTGCTGGCCGGGACGTGGGGCGCGGTCCTGGGCGTCCTGGCCTCCGGGCTGGCCCTGGGGCCCGACGGGGAGGTCCACGGCAGCGGCCTGACCCGCTCGCTGGCCCCGCTGTTCGGGCCCTGGGCCGTCCTCGGCGGGTTCGCCGGGGTCCTGCTGGCCACCGTCCACGGTGCGACGTTCCTGTCGCTGCGCACCACCGGCGTGCTGCGCGCCCGGGCCCGCCACCTCACCGTCGCCACCGCGCCGGTCCTCGTGGTCATCGCCCTGGCGGTGTTCATCGCGGCCGGGCACGCCGTCGTCGCCGCCGGCGCCGCCCTCGCGGCCCTGGCCGCAGTGGCCGCCTGGCGCCGTGCGGAGGTCCTGGCCTTCGCGGCGACGACGACCGCCGTCGCCGGTACCGTCGTGGCGGTGTTCACCGCCCACCTCGGCGAGGGCTCCTGGGTGCTGCTGCGCTCCACGCTGTCCCCCGCCGGCGACGTGACCCTGCGCGCGGCCGCCGCCTCCGACGGGGCCCTGCACCTCATCACCGCCGCCGGGCTCGTCATCCTGCCCGGCGTGATCGCCTACCAGGCCTGGTCGTACGTGGTGTTCCGCCGCCGCGTCGCCACCGGGTTCCCCGCCGCCCGCCGCCGGGTGCGCGTGAGCCGGTGA
- a CDS encoding Uma2 family endonuclease, with the protein MTEQVAEPYVTAGRVLSWDEYEDLPEDVRAEYIDGQLVVSPSPSGRHQKIAFRSQVLFTAALPATHDVNAGWGWKPGRDEFVPDVMVYDRATAEAGSDARFTATPDLVVEVLSTNRGDDLLRKMAKYAAAGLPRYWIVDPRAQTLTTYAPIDGVFAPTAVHGRDAVVDLDLGAASVRVDVAALLG; encoded by the coding sequence GTGACGGAGCAGGTCGCCGAGCCGTACGTCACGGCCGGGCGGGTCCTGAGCTGGGACGAGTACGAAGACCTGCCGGAGGACGTGCGGGCGGAGTACATCGACGGGCAGTTGGTCGTGAGCCCGAGCCCGTCCGGCCGACACCAGAAGATCGCTTTCCGGTCGCAGGTGCTCTTCACAGCGGCGCTGCCCGCCACCCACGACGTGAACGCAGGCTGGGGCTGGAAGCCCGGCCGCGACGAGTTCGTGCCCGACGTCATGGTCTACGACCGCGCGACGGCGGAGGCCGGCTCCGACGCCCGCTTCACCGCCACCCCGGACCTCGTCGTCGAGGTCCTCTCGACCAACCGCGGGGACGACCTCCTGCGCAAGATGGCCAAGTACGCCGCGGCGGGCCTGCCCCGCTACTGGATCGTCGACCCGCGGGCGCAGACCCTCACCACGTACGCCCCCATCGACGGGGTGTTCGCTCCCACCGCCGTCCACGGCCGCGACGCGGTCGTCGACCTGGACCTGGGCGCCGCCTCGGTGCGCGTCGACGTGGCCGCCCTGCTGGGCTGA
- the cydD gene encoding thiol reductant ABC exporter subunit CydD, which translates to MSSGQRPPQPRRSRGPVDPRLLRHARPARAGIAATAAVEAVAAALLVAQAVALADLVTGLWHGRAQGLGLLAGAVAGRVVTSWAAARLAQRTATAVRDDLRTRVLARALDLGPAWVERFGRARLSAVLTQGLPALDGWFTRYLPALVPGVLLPPAVLVLLALNDLESAVTVLLTLPLVPVFAVLLGKATQARADRQWRTQRTLAAHFLDTVRGLPTLRAHRRAQRQVGAVAATTDAHRRATLSVLRVAFLSSTALDLVGTLSVGLVAVTAGMRLAGGTLDLRTALLVILLAPEAYRPLREVGARFHDSADAASVVDDVDEVLSAPLPAPAPAPADGPADGLRLRGVSVRRADASAVLEDFDLDVAPGELHVLAGPSGAGKTTAARVAAGALVPDAGSVGHPDATAHLPQRPEFPHAATVADAVRAGRDAGDDLLARALADAAAADLDPATPLGEHAAGLSAGQRQRVALARTFLSAHLGARALVLDEPTAHLDPAGEAVVVATLQRLAHEDGVAVLAVAHRPALLAAADRTTTLTRPAPLPAAPLPARGTPRALDTPSGRARGVPSTPDRALDRRPGGGRGKGALAVATGIAAVLAATTLTAAATWLLVTAAGRPPVLTLSVAAVVVRASATARPLLVYAERLLSHDDAFSRLARWRSDVVASLVPRLPGPLSRKRSGRSGELLVQLVDDVDARVDGILRHRHPVTVTVVAVLLALAAVAALDPRLALAAVPGLLLAVVVAPVLAGTAERRDAAHREDVGALAAATVETLDAVEDLQTLRAVHPLDTLWRRQSALAHAERRRARAVAATAALGAAGTGLVVLGLAWGADASTRPVAWVAAAVLAGITVADATRVLPDAARARERARRAAARAATLLATAPAATEPVAPQPLPAGSTLRLRGVVAGWGEPCLRGLDLDLTSGDVVAVRGPSGSGKSTLAALLQRFLDPAAGDVLLDGVSLTALAGDDVRSVVGRVGDDEHVFATSLRENLLLAAPGTPDADLLAVLRRVRLEDWFAALPHGLDSRLGDGGAPLSGGERRRLAMARALLADVRVLVLDEPSEGLDEATGTRLVTDLLDARGEQAVLLLAHRTEGVERADRVYDLTGGRLVVATQTTTVRS; encoded by the coding sequence GTGAGCTCGGGCCAGCGTCCACCCCAGCCCCGCCGCTCGAGGGGTCCCGTCGACCCCCGGCTGCTGCGGCACGCCCGGCCCGCGCGGGCGGGCATCGCGGCCACCGCCGCCGTCGAGGCCGTCGCCGCCGCGCTGCTGGTCGCGCAGGCCGTGGCCCTGGCCGACCTCGTCACCGGGCTCTGGCACGGCCGGGCGCAGGGCCTGGGCCTGCTCGCCGGGGCCGTGGCCGGGCGGGTCGTGACCTCCTGGGCCGCGGCGCGCCTCGCCCAGCGCACGGCCACCGCCGTGCGCGACGACCTGCGCACCCGCGTCCTGGCCCGGGCCCTGGACCTCGGCCCGGCCTGGGTCGAGCGGTTCGGCCGCGCCCGGCTGTCCGCCGTCCTGACCCAGGGGCTGCCCGCGCTGGACGGCTGGTTCACCCGCTACCTGCCCGCCCTCGTGCCCGGCGTGCTGCTGCCCCCGGCCGTGCTCGTGCTGCTCGCGCTGAACGACCTCGAGTCCGCGGTCACGGTGCTCCTGACGCTGCCCCTGGTTCCCGTCTTCGCGGTCCTGCTCGGCAAGGCCACCCAGGCCCGCGCCGACCGGCAGTGGCGCACCCAGCGGACGCTGGCCGCGCACTTCCTCGACACCGTCCGCGGCCTGCCCACGCTGCGCGCCCACCGCCGCGCCCAGCGCCAGGTCGGCGCCGTCGCCGCGACCACCGACGCGCACCGCCGCGCCACGCTGTCCGTCCTGCGGGTGGCGTTCCTGTCCTCCACGGCCCTCGACCTCGTCGGGACGCTGTCGGTGGGCCTGGTCGCTGTGACCGCGGGCATGCGGCTGGCCGGGGGCACCCTCGACCTGCGCACGGCCCTGCTGGTCATCCTGCTGGCCCCGGAGGCCTACCGGCCCCTGCGCGAGGTCGGTGCCCGGTTCCACGACTCCGCCGACGCCGCCTCCGTCGTCGACGACGTCGACGAGGTCCTCAGCGCCCCGCTGCCCGCGCCCGCGCCCGCGCCCGCTGACGGTCCCGCCGACGGTCTGCGGCTGCGCGGGGTGAGCGTCCGGCGCGCCGACGCCTCGGCCGTGCTCGAGGACTTCGACCTCGACGTCGCGCCCGGCGAGCTGCACGTCCTGGCCGGTCCCAGCGGCGCCGGCAAGACGACCGCGGCCCGCGTCGCCGCCGGTGCCCTGGTCCCCGACGCGGGCTCCGTCGGGCACCCCGACGCGACGGCGCACCTGCCGCAACGGCCCGAGTTCCCCCACGCCGCGACCGTCGCCGACGCCGTCCGCGCCGGGCGCGACGCCGGCGACGACCTGCTCGCCCGGGCGCTGGCCGACGCCGCGGCCGCCGACCTCGACCCCGCGACGCCCCTGGGCGAGCACGCCGCGGGCCTGTCGGCCGGGCAGCGCCAGCGCGTCGCGCTCGCCCGCACGTTCCTGTCCGCGCACCTGGGCGCCCGCGCCCTCGTGCTCGACGAACCGACCGCCCACCTCGACCCCGCCGGCGAGGCCGTCGTCGTCGCCACCCTGCAGCGGCTGGCCCACGAGGACGGCGTCGCCGTCCTGGCCGTCGCCCACCGCCCGGCCCTGCTCGCCGCCGCCGACCGCACCACCACCCTCACCCGCCCCGCCCCCCTGCCCGCCGCCCCCCTTCCCGCGCGAGGCACACCTCGCGCCCTCGACACGCCGTCCGGCCGGGCCCGAGGTGTGCCTTCGACCCCGGACCGAGCCCTCGACCGGCGCCCGGGAGGGGGCCGGGGCAAGGGGGCGCTGGCCGTCGCGACGGGGATCGCCGCGGTCCTGGCCGCCACCACGCTCACCGCCGCCGCGACGTGGCTGCTGGTCACCGCCGCCGGCCGGCCCCCCGTGCTGACCCTGTCGGTGGCCGCCGTCGTCGTGCGCGCCAGCGCCACCGCCCGCCCCCTGCTCGTCTACGCCGAACGCCTCCTCAGCCACGACGACGCGTTCTCCCGGCTCGCCCGCTGGCGCTCCGACGTCGTCGCCTCGCTCGTCCCGCGCCTGCCGGGTCCGTTGTCCCGCAAGCGGTCCGGGCGCTCGGGAGAACTCCTCGTCCAGCTCGTCGACGACGTCGACGCCCGTGTCGACGGGATCCTGCGGCACCGCCACCCGGTAACCGTGACCGTCGTCGCCGTGCTCCTGGCCCTGGCCGCCGTCGCCGCTCTCGACCCGCGGCTGGCGCTGGCCGCCGTCCCGGGTCTGCTGCTGGCCGTCGTGGTCGCCCCCGTGCTCGCGGGAACCGCCGAACGTCGTGACGCCGCGCACCGCGAGGACGTCGGTGCGCTCGCCGCGGCGACCGTCGAGACCCTCGACGCCGTCGAGGACCTGCAGACCCTGCGGGCCGTGCACCCGCTGGACACGCTGTGGCGCCGGCAGTCCGCCCTGGCGCACGCCGAACGTCGCCGGGCCCGGGCCGTCGCCGCGACCGCCGCCCTCGGGGCCGCGGGGACCGGCCTGGTCGTCCTGGGCCTGGCGTGGGGCGCCGACGCCTCGACGCGTCCCGTCGCCTGGGTCGCCGCCGCCGTCCTGGCGGGGATCACCGTCGCCGACGCCACCCGCGTCCTGCCGGACGCGGCGCGCGCACGGGAGCGGGCCCGCCGCGCCGCGGCCCGCGCCGCCACGCTCCTGGCCACTGCCCCGGCCGCGACCGAACCCGTTGCGCCGCAGCCCCTCCCTGCGGGGTCGACCCTGCGGTTGCGCGGTGTCGTCGCCGGCTGGGGCGAGCCGTGCCTGCGGGGTCTGGACCTCGACCTGACCTCCGGGGACGTCGTCGCCGTGCGCGGGCCGTCCGGCTCAGGGAAGTCGACGCTGGCCGCGCTCCTGCAACGGTTCCTCGACCCCGCCGCCGGCGACGTCCTGCTCGACGGGGTGTCCCTGACGGCCCTCGCCGGCGACGACGTCCGCTCCGTCGTGGGCCGCGTCGGCGACGACGAGCACGTGTTCGCGACGTCGCTGCGCGAGAACCTGCTGCTGGCCGCGCCCGGCACGCCCGACGCCGACCTGCTCGCCGTCCTGCGCCGGGTCCGGCTCGAGGACTGGTTCGCCGCGCTGCCGCACGGGCTGGACTCCCGGCTCGGGGACGGCGGCGCCCCGCTGTCGGGCGGGGAGCGGCGGCGGCTGGCGATGGCCCGGGCGCTGCTGGCCGACGTGCGCGTCCTCGTCCTCGACGAACCGTCCGAGGGCCTGGACGAGGCCACCGGCACCCGGTTGGTGACCGACCTGCTGGACGCGCGCGGCGAGCAGGCCGTGCTGCTGCTCGCCCACCGCACCGAGGGCGTCGAGCGGGCCGACCGCGTCTACGACCTGACCGGCGGACGCCTCGTGGTCGCGACGCAGACGACTACCGTGCGGTCATGA
- a CDS encoding IPT/TIG domain-containing protein: MRSTSTKTTLRMAAVFTGFALSAGLAGPAFAAAPAAAPSAFGAAVASADAPAPSTDAKITRLSTTTGPQAGGNKVVVFGTNLTTGSGDDLAAKAVTFGDVAVAADAVKVLSATALEVTVPAAVSADGKDAAKLAVLVKVGGKGDFKYNYTQAAPTISEEAADEDGFSPDYGSLASTIKGEGFEPGTTKVLVGGKPAKATVTVVKSGDDSILFDAPAGLTGIQDVLVTTKGGTAYAGFVDYEAVAPAFTTDVSSGLTTLATTVTVKGTALDLVTTATLNIKDKDDKDVKVPVAVKKNVDATTKKVTSLTLTVPKLAATIKLKDATGVTGDLVLNTKYGSSTSGDDSKFEWDAPEQATVSKIEQAAGATGKTKFTVTGEHLTGLVSITLTPRTGVLGKTTPVTASLVKVASDTSATFEIPTLAAGSYDAVVKTTAATDSDKFEVVSAGLPATLTKATYTETTVGADKKPVPARVTLGGTNLSNSLTARVYLASTSADDLADVEGVAVKATAVGAATIDLAGNLPAGDYKVDVSIDGKTWGTATTFKIAAQTLTKVTVADKLVTFEGTNFTKATVARVFGSDATDDEKGAGAVFTTFGAAKSTLTLSEALTPGDYTAEVSLDGKTWVAKDFTIAKPLAVSDVAYDGKVVTLTGDSFDTVTAATLFKGTTDTKAAWDKAKGTFTLGADITAGTYKVTLKAGTTVVTKEFTVAAAPAPALETADYTPGSADADGGISFTGTDLPANVKVRYYLKSDGAAKAVETTVATQDGTDGWIKTYDYTDADAKDLASGVYVLQVWDGAKYAEAGVEFTVSA; encoded by the coding sequence ATGCGCTCCACCTCCACCAAGACGACGCTTCGGATGGCGGCCGTCTTCACCGGTTTCGCGCTCTCGGCCGGTCTGGCGGGCCCCGCGTTCGCCGCCGCCCCCGCCGCCGCCCCCTCCGCCTTCGGCGCGGCTGTCGCCTCGGCCGACGCGCCCGCGCCGTCCACGGACGCGAAGATCACGCGCCTGTCCACCACGACCGGTCCGCAGGCCGGCGGCAACAAGGTCGTCGTCTTCGGCACCAACCTGACGACCGGCTCCGGCGACGACCTGGCCGCCAAGGCCGTCACCTTCGGCGACGTCGCCGTCGCCGCGGACGCCGTCAAGGTGCTGTCCGCCACGGCTCTCGAGGTCACGGTCCCCGCGGCCGTCTCCGCCGACGGCAAGGACGCCGCCAAGCTCGCGGTCCTGGTGAAGGTCGGTGGCAAGGGCGACTTCAAGTACAACTACACCCAGGCCGCCCCGACGATCTCGGAGGAGGCCGCGGACGAGGACGGGTTCTCCCCCGACTACGGCTCGCTCGCCAGCACCATCAAGGGTGAGGGCTTCGAGCCCGGCACCACCAAGGTCCTCGTCGGCGGCAAGCCCGCCAAGGCCACCGTCACCGTCGTCAAGAGCGGCGACGACAGCATCCTGTTCGACGCCCCGGCCGGTCTCACGGGCATCCAGGACGTCCTCGTCACCACCAAGGGCGGCACCGCCTACGCCGGTTTCGTCGACTACGAAGCCGTCGCCCCGGCCTTCACGACCGACGTCTCCTCCGGCCTGACCACGCTGGCGACGACCGTCACCGTCAAGGGCACCGCCCTCGACCTGGTCACCACGGCGACCCTGAACATCAAGGACAAGGACGACAAGGACGTCAAGGTCCCCGTCGCGGTCAAGAAGAACGTCGACGCCACGACCAAGAAGGTCACCAGCCTCACGCTGACCGTGCCCAAGCTCGCCGCCACGATCAAGCTCAAGGACGCCACCGGCGTCACGGGCGACCTCGTCCTGAACACCAAGTACGGCAGCAGCACCAGCGGCGACGACTCCAAGTTCGAGTGGGACGCGCCCGAGCAGGCCACCGTCTCGAAGATCGAGCAGGCCGCCGGCGCCACGGGCAAGACCAAGTTCACGGTCACCGGTGAGCACCTCACGGGTCTGGTCAGCATCACCCTCACGCCGCGCACCGGCGTCCTGGGCAAGACCACGCCCGTCACGGCCTCCCTGGTGAAGGTCGCCAGCGACACCTCCGCCACCTTCGAGATCCCGACCCTGGCGGCCGGCAGCTACGACGCGGTCGTCAAGACCACGGCCGCCACCGACTCGGACAAGTTCGAGGTCGTCTCGGCCGGTCTGCCCGCCACCCTGACGAAGGCCACCTACACCGAGACGACCGTGGGTGCGGACAAGAAGCCCGTCCCGGCCCGCGTCACCCTCGGCGGCACCAACCTCAGCAACTCGCTGACGGCTCGTGTCTACCTCGCCAGCACCTCCGCCGACGACCTCGCCGACGTCGAGGGCGTGGCCGTCAAGGCCACCGCCGTCGGTGCGGCCACGATCGACCTGGCGGGCAACCTGCCGGCCGGTGACTACAAGGTCGACGTCAGCATCGACGGGAAGACGTGGGGCACCGCGACGACCTTCAAGATCGCGGCCCAGACCCTGACGAAGGTCACCGTCGCCGACAAGCTCGTGACCTTCGAGGGCACGAACTTCACCAAGGCCACCGTCGCCCGCGTGTTCGGGAGCGACGCCACGGACGACGAGAAGGGCGCCGGCGCGGTCTTCACCACCTTCGGTGCGGCCAAGTCCACGCTGACCCTCTCCGAGGCCCTGACCCCCGGTGACTACACCGCCGAGGTCAGCCTCGACGGCAAGACCTGGGTGGCGAAGGACTTCACCATCGCCAAGCCGCTGGCGGTCTCCGACGTCGCCTACGACGGCAAGGTCGTCACCCTGACCGGCGACAGCTTCGACACGGTCACGGCCGCGACGCTGTTCAAGGGCACCACCGACACCAAGGCCGCGTGGGACAAGGCCAAGGGGACGTTCACCCTCGGCGCCGACATCACCGCGGGGACCTACAAGGTCACCCTCAAGGCCGGCACCACGGTCGTGACCAAGGAGTTCACGGTGGCCGCTGCCCCGGCGCCCGCTCTGGAGACTGCCGACTACACCCCCGGCTCGGCTGACGCCGACGGCGGGATCTCCTTCACCGGTACGGACCTGCCCGCCAACGTGAAGGTCCGCTACTACCTGAAGTCCGACGGTGCAGCCAAGGCCGTCGAGACCACGGTCGCGACCCAGGACGGCACCGACGGTTGGATCAAGACCTACGACTACACGGACGCTGACGCCAAGGACCTCGCCAGCGGCGTCTACGTCCTGCAGGTCTGGGACGGCGCCAAGTACGCCGAGGCGGGTGTGGAGTTCACCGTCAGCGCGTGA
- a CDS encoding M15 family metallopeptidase, protein MSFVRSVALAVLPLLLTGPVLDRGARQVRTPPVPPFTSSVSPVTAADLSASWRPGCPVGPADLRSVAVGYVDPAGHPATGRLVVHADVAADVVAVFARLYAQRFLVTRMQPVEAYGGSDDASMAADNTSAFNCRATTGGSGFSEHSYGTAIDLNPVENPYVKGTTVLPSAGRAFLERRPAPGVVVAGDAVVQTFAEHGFSWGGDWSSLKDYQHFSVSGD, encoded by the coding sequence ATGAGCTTCGTACGCTCCGTCGCCCTCGCCGTGCTCCCCCTCCTGCTGACCGGTCCCGTCCTGGACCGGGGCGCCCGGCAGGTCCGCACCCCGCCCGTCCCGCCGTTCACCTCCTCGGTCTCCCCCGTCACCGCCGCGGACCTGTCGGCGTCGTGGCGGCCCGGCTGCCCCGTGGGGCCCGCGGACCTGCGCTCCGTCGCGGTCGGCTACGTCGACCCGGCGGGGCACCCGGCGACCGGACGGCTCGTCGTGCACGCCGATGTCGCGGCCGACGTCGTCGCGGTCTTCGCCCGGCTGTACGCCCAGCGCTTCCTCGTCACGAGGATGCAGCCCGTCGAGGCGTACGGGGGTTCGGACGACGCCTCCATGGCCGCCGACAACACCTCGGCGTTCAACTGCCGGGCCACGACCGGTGGTTCGGGGTTCTCCGAGCACTCCTACGGCACCGCGATCGACCTGAACCCCGTCGAGAACCCGTACGTCAAGGGCACGACCGTCCTGCCGTCGGCGGGCCGGGCGTTCCTGGAGCGCCGGCCCGCCCCGGGCGTCGTGGTCGCCGGGGACGCCGTCGTGCAGACGTTCGCCGAGCACGGGTTCTCCTGGGGCGGGGACTGGTCGTCCCTGAAGGACTACCAGCACTTCTCGGTCTCGGGCGACTGA